Proteins encoded together in one Campylobacter concisus window:
- a CDS encoding SMI1/KNR4 family protein, which produces MFLKLDEIARKLDQIFLPLEQEGMTGMRLLPQKDASAFMQAQKSLGVNFPAKFTKLLSKFELGNFEICNVSFGSRGDYTSELVRLNSVDEFGGKWWQGEARPANLIVFAVGDPWIFLLDCTSGAVYAWLLEDEELCSRRVASDFEKFFIAIASTYIARLNDETMPSAQQILNFVQADDTALDFWQEMTQI; this is translated from the coding sequence ATGTTTTTAAAATTAGACGAGATCGCTAGAAAACTAGATCAAATTTTCTTGCCACTAGAGCAAGAAGGCATGACTGGCATGAGGCTTTTGCCACAAAAGGACGCTTCGGCATTTATGCAAGCACAAAAGAGCCTTGGCGTAAATTTCCCAGCCAAATTTACAAAGCTTTTAAGTAAATTTGAGCTTGGCAATTTTGAAATTTGCAATGTCAGTTTTGGCTCCAGAGGCGACTACACGAGCGAGCTAGTGCGCCTAAACAGCGTAGATGAGTTTGGAGGCAAATGGTGGCAGGGTGAAGCTCGCCCAGCAAATTTGATAGTTTTTGCCGTGGGTGATCCGTGGATATTTTTGCTTGATTGCACGAGTGGTGCGGTCTATGCGTGGCTACTTGAAGATGAGGAGCTTTGCAGCAGGCGCGTTGCGAGCGACTTTGAAAAATTTTTCATAGCGATTGCTAGCACCTATATAGCAAGGCTAAATGATGAAACTATGCCATCAGCCCAGCAAATCCTAAATTTTGTCCAAGCAGACGACACAGCACTTGATTTTTGGCAAGAGATGACGCAAATTTAG
- a CDS encoding PQQ-binding-like beta-propeller repeat protein produces the protein MVRSYPLDMPGVEFRGHGVTGIYEMNGRIAFVHFAFGVPSELETAQKLTPNYVLLDTFSRDFSEHKRSVLTYKQSEIFIASNARCYPENGYFMLNTRYYKGYINSPAKLIKIYDGQMSELGVAKEPIKEIYNDAKTYEFDGFCVRMSSPFMMECKEILGGAELKIEAKDENLNANLPPKEQGARIGKTIWRLKLGAYLYTPVCLNDGMLYFGTAGKGGDLYAVDAKSGEVMFKFKTSGTEHFVWAEGQILLANRKNKPVLISAKDGLLLKEIEFEKFSLSADQIMLVSGGRLYAVANDGAKIYAVCAEI, from the coding sequence GTGGTTAGATCATATCCTCTTGATATGCCTGGCGTGGAGTTTCGCGGACACGGCGTGACTGGCATTTACGAGATGAATGGGCGCATTGCATTTGTGCATTTTGCTTTTGGGGTGCCTAGCGAGCTAGAGACAGCTCAAAAACTAACGCCAAACTACGTGCTACTAGATACATTTTCGCGCGACTTTAGTGAGCATAAAAGATCAGTGCTAACCTACAAACAAAGCGAAATTTTTATAGCTAGCAATGCGCGTTGCTACCCAGAAAATGGCTACTTCATGCTAAATACTAGATACTACAAGGGCTACATAAACTCCCCAGCAAAGCTCATAAAGATATATGACGGGCAGATGAGCGAGCTCGGCGTTGCTAAGGAGCCCATAAAAGAGATATATAACGACGCTAAAACGTATGAATTTGATGGCTTTTGCGTGCGAATGAGCTCGCCATTTATGATGGAGTGCAAAGAAATTTTGGGCGGCGCAGAGCTCAAAATCGAAGCAAAAGATGAAAATTTAAACGCTAATTTGCCGCCCAAAGAGCAGGGCGCAAGGATAGGCAAAACCATCTGGCGGCTAAAGCTTGGCGCATATCTCTACACGCCAGTTTGCCTGAATGATGGGATGCTTTACTTTGGCACCGCTGGCAAGGGCGGAGATCTATACGCCGTGGATGCAAAAAGTGGCGAGGTGATGTTTAAGTTTAAAACCAGCGGCACGGAGCATTTTGTTTGGGCCGAGGGTCAAATTTTACTTGCAAACCGCAAAAATAAGCCAGTTTTGATAAGTGCTAAAGATGGCTTGCTTTTAAAAGAGATAGAGTTTGAGAAATTTAGCCTTAGCGCAGATCAGATCATGCTAGTAAGTGGTGGCAGGCTCTATGCTGTGGCAAATGACGGAGCTAAAATTTACGCAGTTTGCGCGGAAATTTAG
- a CDS encoding CopD family protein → MAEYYLYLKYLHYLFFISWMAVLFYQPRLYVYHVENMDKPDFVKVVEVMEYKMYHYIGWVALIGSFVTGILILIAMPDLIKTGHIHVKILVVILMAIYHLDLGRYMKQLKEKRCNKSGIFFRAYNEVPTIAMLIIIWVMIVNPF, encoded by the coding sequence ATGGCAGAATATTATCTTTACTTAAAATACCTCCACTATTTGTTTTTCATCTCGTGGATGGCAGTGCTGTTTTATCAGCCAAGGCTCTATGTTTATCACGTAGAAAATATGGACAAGCCTGACTTTGTAAAAGTGGTTGAGGTGATGGAGTACAAGATGTATCACTACATCGGCTGGGTCGCACTCATCGGCTCATTTGTCACTGGTATTTTGATACTTATCGCGATGCCTGATCTTATAAAAACTGGTCACATCCATGTCAAAATTTTAGTTGTCATCTTGATGGCTATCTATCACCTAGACCTTGGACGCTACATGAAGCAGCTCAAAGAGAAACGCTGTAACAAAAGTGGCATCTTCTTTAGAGCTTACAACGAAGTGCCAACTATCGCGATGCTCATCATCATCTGGGTAATGATAGTAAATCCATTTTAA
- a CDS encoding NINE protein gives MGNNIYVAYALWLLTGWLGAHRIYLGKFITGFLMMGLFFVGYSTFYFIIGIPFLAIWGIWWLIDAFLVGAYVEKNLQKVELKERLKLKDKEDDLKRLYELFESGAISKAEFEARKEILFR, from the coding sequence GTGGGAAATAATATCTACGTCGCATACGCGCTTTGGCTACTTACTGGCTGGCTTGGGGCGCATAGAATTTACCTTGGTAAATTTATCACTGGCTTTTTGATGATGGGACTATTTTTCGTTGGCTACTCTACGTTTTATTTCATTATAGGCATACCATTCTTAGCTATCTGGGGCATTTGGTGGCTTATAGATGCATTTTTAGTTGGCGCTTATGTCGAGAAAAATTTACAAAAAGTCGAGCTAAAAGAGAGACTAAAACTAAAAGATAAAGAAGATGACTTAAAAAGGCTTTACGAGCTTTTTGAGAGCGGTGCGATCAGCAAGGCTGAATTTGAAGCTAGAAAAGAGATACTTTTTAGATAA
- the glmM gene encoding phosphoglucosamine mutase — protein MKLFGTDGVRGKAGEKLSAQTSMRLAMAAGIYFRKTSATNVILVGKDTRKSGYMIETAIVAGLTAVGYNVLQIGPMPTPAIAFLTENMRCDAGIMISASHNPYYDNGIKFFDSFGNKLDETIEAEIEKIFYDDELIANAQKTMTEIGANKRIDDVIGRYIVQIKNSFPKELNLKNLRVVLDVANGAAYKVAPTVFSELGADVIVINNEPNGSNINQNCGALHPEDLASEVKRLRADIGFAFDGDADRLVVVDENGEVVHGDAILGSLAAFLHEQKALKGGAIVATVMSNAALDDYLKAHKIKLLRSNVGDKYVLEMMKENGINFGGEQSGHVIFNDYAKTGDGLVTSMQVVAMMLKKGKKASEIFGELKPYPQILLNLKITEKKPLDKIEGLKELEASLAKEGIRSLFRYSGTENLIRLLLEGKNQTLVEKRMDEVEKFFVKALNA, from the coding sequence ATGAAACTTTTTGGAACAGACGGAGTTCGTGGTAAGGCTGGCGAAAAGCTTTCAGCTCAAACATCTATGCGCCTTGCAATGGCTGCTGGAATTTACTTTAGAAAGACCTCAGCGACAAATGTGATTTTGGTTGGAAAAGATACTAGAAAAAGTGGCTATATGATCGAAACTGCCATCGTTGCAGGACTAACTGCGGTTGGTTACAACGTCCTTCAAATAGGCCCTATGCCAACACCTGCGATCGCATTTTTAACAGAAAATATGCGCTGTGATGCTGGCATAATGATAAGCGCCTCACACAACCCATACTACGATAACGGCATCAAATTTTTTGACAGCTTTGGCAACAAGCTTGATGAGACGATAGAGGCCGAGATAGAAAAAATCTTCTACGACGATGAGCTCATCGCAAACGCCCAAAAAACGATGACAGAGATCGGTGCAAACAAGAGGATAGATGATGTTATCGGCAGATATATCGTGCAGATCAAAAATTCATTCCCAAAAGAGCTAAATTTAAAGAATTTACGAGTAGTTTTAGACGTGGCAAACGGAGCTGCTTATAAGGTCGCACCAACTGTATTTAGCGAGCTTGGAGCTGATGTCATCGTCATAAACAATGAGCCAAATGGTAGCAATATCAACCAAAACTGCGGCGCGCTTCACCCAGAAGATCTAGCAAGCGAGGTAAAAAGGCTTCGTGCTGACATCGGCTTCGCATTTGACGGCGATGCTGATAGGCTTGTCGTTGTCGATGAAAACGGCGAAGTTGTGCATGGCGACGCGATACTTGGCTCACTAGCTGCATTTTTACACGAGCAAAAGGCGCTAAAAGGTGGAGCTATCGTGGCTACGGTGATGAGTAACGCCGCACTTGATGACTATCTAAAAGCTCACAAGATCAAGCTACTTCGCTCAAACGTAGGCGATAAATACGTGCTTGAGATGATGAAAGAAAATGGCATAAATTTTGGCGGCGAGCAAAGCGGTCACGTCATTTTTAACGACTACGCTAAGACTGGCGACGGTCTTGTTACTTCGATGCAAGTAGTTGCTATGATGCTTAAAAAAGGCAAAAAAGCTAGTGAAATTTTTGGCGAGCTAAAGCCGTATCCACAAATTTTACTAAATTTAAAGATCACAGAGAAAAAGCCGCTTGATAAGATAGAGGGGCTAAAAGAGCTTGAGGCTAGCCTCGCAAAAGAGGGCATAAGATCGCTCTTTAGATACTCTGGCACTGAAAATTTGATCAGACTTTTGCTTGAGGGTAAAAATCAAACTTTAGTTGAAAAACGCATGGATGAAGTTGAGAAATTTTTTGTAAAAGCCCTAAATGCGTAA
- the gdhA gene encoding NADP-specific glutamate dehydrogenase, producing the protein MSEYIEQTMEWIKKTNPGQGVFVQAATEVLNSLEPLIKRESKYQKHAILERIVIPERTVIFRVTYTGDDGRPKVNNGYRVQFNSAVGPYKGGLRLHPSVDLGVLKFLGFEQIFKNSLTGVNIGGAKGGSTFDPKGKSEGEIMRFCQAFMSELYRHIGNTVDVPAGDIGVGAREIGYMFGQYKKLTGRFDGILTGKGLNWGGSLARTEATGYGLVYFTQNMLKKAGLSLEGKKCSVSGSGNVAIYTVEKLYQAGALPITVSDSNGYVYDAEGIDLAVLKELKEVKRARLSEYTKFRPNAKYVSVSEYKEGRNGVWDVPCDGAFPCATQNELHLADIKVLYANGCRFVAEGANMPSTLDAINFMLAQKDFHFAPAKAANAGGVGTSGLEMMQNAGMTSWSFEEVDRKLHGIMNHIFELSYETSKEFGDEGNLVLGSNIAGFRKVADAMIDQGYV; encoded by the coding sequence ATGAGCGAGTACATCGAACAAACGATGGAGTGGATAAAGAAGACCAACCCAGGTCAAGGCGTCTTTGTCCAAGCTGCGACTGAGGTTCTAAACAGCCTAGAGCCGCTTATCAAAAGAGAGAGCAAGTACCAAAAACACGCGATCCTAGAGCGCATCGTCATCCCTGAGCGCACGGTGATCTTTCGCGTGACATACACAGGCGACGATGGCAGACCAAAGGTAAATAACGGCTACCGCGTGCAGTTTAACTCAGCTGTTGGCCCATACAAGGGCGGTCTAAGGCTCCACCCAAGCGTCGATCTTGGCGTGCTAAAATTTCTTGGATTTGAGCAAATTTTTAAAAACTCGCTCACTGGCGTAAATATCGGCGGCGCAAAAGGCGGCAGCACCTTTGATCCAAAAGGCAAGAGCGAAGGCGAGATAATGCGCTTTTGCCAAGCATTTATGAGCGAGCTATATCGCCACATCGGCAACACCGTGGATGTGCCAGCAGGCGACATCGGCGTGGGCGCTAGAGAGATCGGCTATATGTTTGGTCAGTATAAAAAGCTAACTGGCAGATTTGATGGCATCCTAACTGGCAAGGGGCTAAACTGGGGCGGCAGTCTAGCGCGCACAGAGGCCACTGGATACGGACTAGTCTATTTCACACAAAACATGCTAAAAAAAGCTGGTCTATCGCTTGAGGGCAAAAAATGCAGCGTCAGCGGTAGCGGAAACGTCGCCATATACACAGTCGAAAAGCTCTATCAAGCAGGCGCACTGCCTATCACCGTCTCTGACTCAAACGGATACGTCTATGACGCTGAGGGCATCGATCTAGCGGTGCTTAAAGAGCTAAAAGAAGTGAAGCGCGCTCGCCTTAGCGAATACACCAAATTTAGACCAAACGCAAAATATGTAAGCGTGAGCGAGTATAAAGAGGGTAGAAACGGCGTCTGGGACGTGCCATGTGACGGAGCCTTCCCATGCGCGACACAAAACGAGCTTCACCTAGCTGACATAAAAGTGCTTTACGCAAATGGCTGCCGCTTCGTGGCTGAGGGCGCGAACATGCCAAGCACGCTTGATGCGATAAATTTCATGCTTGCGCAAAAAGACTTTCACTTTGCTCCAGCAAAAGCAGCAAACGCTGGCGGCGTGGGCACGAGCGGACTTGAGATGATGCAAAATGCCGGCATGACTTCGTGGAGCTTTGAAGAGGTCGATCGCAAACTTCATGGCATCATGAACCACATCTTTGAACTAAGCTACGAAACAAGTAAAGAGTTTGGAGATGAGGGCAACTTGGTGCTTGGCTCAAATATCGCTGGCTTTAGAAAAGTGGCTGATGCGATGATAGATCAAGGATATGTGTAG
- the rpsT gene encoding 30S ribosomal protein S20, with the protein MANHKSAEKRARQTIKRTERNRFYRTRLKNITKAVRVAVEAKDLNAANEALKVANKSIHSFVSRGFLKKQTAARRVSRLAQLVNTLKAA; encoded by the coding sequence ATGGCAAACCATAAATCTGCTGAAAAAAGAGCTAGACAAACTATAAAAAGAACAGAAAGAAACAGATTTTACCGCACTAGACTTAAAAACATCACAAAAGCAGTGCGTGTAGCTGTAGAAGCTAAAGATCTAAATGCTGCAAATGAAGCTTTAAAAGTTGCTAACAAAAGCATCCACAGCTTCGTAAGTAGAGGCTTTTTGAAGAAACAAACTGCTGCTCGTCGCGTTAGTCGCCTTGCTCAATTAGTAAATACTCTAAAAGCTGCTTAA
- the lspA gene encoding signal peptidase II encodes MRKSLVKFFIAFFLIFIVDQAIKMIFIDGFSWEGEFFSLVLTYNKGVAFSMFAFLDEWLKFIQIALILGVFVYLVVEKKLLCSHAIWLGALLGAGSSNITDRFIHGGVVDYVFWHKWFNFAVFNFADVMIDLCVVMILWQSFRKRRESGK; translated from the coding sequence ATGCGTAAAAGCTTAGTTAAATTTTTCATCGCGTTTTTTCTCATTTTTATCGTTGATCAAGCGATAAAGATGATATTTATAGATGGTTTTTCGTGGGAGGGCGAGTTTTTCTCGCTAGTTCTTACATATAATAAGGGTGTTGCATTTTCGATGTTTGCCTTTTTAGATGAGTGGCTTAAATTTATCCAGATAGCCCTCATTTTAGGCGTTTTTGTCTATTTGGTCGTTGAAAAAAAACTGCTTTGCTCACATGCCATTTGGCTTGGGGCTTTGCTAGGAGCTGGCAGCTCAAATATCACAGATAGATTTATTCATGGCGGCGTCGTGGATTATGTCTTTTGGCACAAGTGGTTTAACTTTGCGGTCTTTAACTTCGCTGATGTGATGATCGATCTTTGCGTCGTGATGATACTTTGGCAAAGTTTTAGAAAAAGGAGAGAGAGTGGGAAATAA
- the prfA gene encoding peptide chain release factor 1 yields the protein MFADKLHPFLDRYDEISTLLSDPNIANDIEKMTKLSKEQSSIEPVATAAKKYLQILNDIEENKALLEDSELGELAKDELKNLEISREKLEEEIKILLLPKDPNDDKNIFLEIRAGTGGDEAALFVGDLFNAYIRYAELRGYKFEIVSQSEGNTGGFKEIIVLIKGKGAYSRLKFEGGTHRVQRVPETESQGRVHTSAVTVAIMPEVEDSEIEINPNDIRVDVMRSSGHGGQSVNTTDSAVRITHIPTGLVVTNQDGKSQHKNKEAAMKVLKARLYEMQEQERLAKETSERKSQVGTGDRSGRIRTYNYPQNRISDHRINLTLYRLDAIMAAGLFDEIIEPLITHYQAEAMLEAGI from the coding sequence ATGTTTGCTGATAAACTTCATCCATTTTTGGATCGCTATGATGAAATTTCTACGCTTCTGAGCGATCCAAATATAGCAAACGATATCGAAAAGATGACAAAGCTCTCAAAAGAGCAATCATCTATCGAACCAGTCGCAACTGCTGCAAAAAAATATCTACAAATTCTAAACGACATCGAAGAGAATAAAGCCCTACTTGAGGACTCTGAGCTTGGCGAACTTGCAAAAGATGAGCTTAAAAATTTAGAAATTTCAAGAGAGAAGCTTGAAGAAGAGATCAAAATTTTACTTCTTCCAAAAGATCCAAACGATGATAAAAATATATTTTTAGAAATTCGCGCAGGCACTGGCGGTGACGAGGCTGCACTATTTGTTGGGGATCTTTTTAACGCTTACATCAGATATGCAGAGCTTCGTGGATATAAATTTGAGATCGTTAGCCAAAGCGAGGGCAACACTGGCGGTTTTAAAGAGATCATCGTGCTTATAAAAGGCAAAGGTGCTTACTCTAGGCTAAAATTTGAAGGCGGCACACATAGGGTTCAGCGCGTGCCAGAGACTGAGAGTCAGGGCAGGGTGCATACTTCGGCTGTGACTGTGGCTATCATGCCAGAGGTCGAAGATAGCGAGATCGAGATCAATCCAAATGATATAAGAGTTGATGTTATGAGAAGCTCGGGCCACGGCGGTCAGTCAGTAAATACAACTGATAGTGCTGTTAGGATCACGCACATACCAACAGGACTTGTTGTCACAAACCAAGATGGCAAGAGTCAGCATAAAAACAAAGAAGCTGCGATGAAGGTGCTAAAGGCTAGACTTTACGAGATGCAAGAGCAAGAGAGACTTGCTAAAGAGACTAGTGAGCGCAAGAGTCAAGTCGGCACTGGAGACCGCTCAGGCAGGATAAGAACTTACAACTACCCGCAAAACCGCATAAGCGATCACCGCATAAATTTAACACTTTACCGCCTTGATGCGATCATGGCTGCAGGATTATTTGACGAGATCATCGAGCCACTTATCACTCACTATCAAGCAGAAGCTATGCTTGAAGCTGGCATTTAA
- a CDS encoding TOBE domain-containing protein — MSLSARNQLNVEISEVRTGAVNSLIAGKLAGGEVLKATITVDSEKALDLKVGKKAIFLFKASSVIVSKDDSIKLSATNQIKGVVSEIKDGAVNAEVIIDANGSKISAIITRESVHNLALKAGDKVTAIIKATQIIVGVK; from the coding sequence ATGTCACTAAGTGCAAGAAATCAACTAAATGTTGAGATATCAGAAGTAAGAACAGGTGCGGTAAATTCGTTAATAGCTGGCAAACTAGCGGGTGGTGAAGTGCTAAAAGCAACTATTACAGTTGATAGCGAGAAAGCTCTTGATCTTAAAGTTGGTAAAAAAGCTATATTCTTATTCAAAGCTTCAAGCGTTATCGTTTCAAAAGACGACAGCATCAAGCTTAGCGCAACAAATCAAATCAAAGGCGTTGTTAGCGAGATAAAAGACGGCGCTGTAAATGCTGAGGTTATCATCGACGCAAACGGCAGCAAAATTTCAGCTATCATCACAAGAGAGTCAGTTCATAACTTAGCTTTAAAAGCAGGCGACAAAGTAACTGCTATCATTAAAGCAACTCAAATCATAGTTGGCGTTAAATAA
- a CDS encoding acetyl-CoA carboxylase subunit A gives MIHKILIANRGEIAVRIVRACRDLHIQSVGIYTAPDSECLHVRIADEAYQVGEDPIKGYLDAKAIVKLAKECGADAIHPGYGFLSENYEFAKAVEDAGLIFIGPKAEVIKKMGDKNIARYLMKKNGIPIVPGTEKLNDESMDAIKEHARRIGYPVILKASGGGGGRGIREVWQEEDMQDAFESCTREAKAYFNNDEVFMEKLVVNPRHIEFQILGDNYGNIIHLCERDCSIQRRHQKIIEIAPCPSISENLRKIMGVTAVAAAKAVGYSNVGTIEFLLDDYNNFYFMEMNTRIQVEHGITEEITGHDLVVRQIRIAAGEILEIEQSDIKPRGYAIEARITAENVWENFIPAPGTIEGYYPALGPSVRVDSHVYKDYTIPPFYDSLIAKLIVKATDYDLAVNKLERALEEFTIEGVRTIIPFLLTISKSKEFRRGFFDTSYVEKNLKTILENTYDDMNKEPNDDLEEVIVEAIKRYKKKR, from the coding sequence ATGATACATAAAATTCTTATCGCAAATCGTGGTGAGATCGCAGTTAGGATAGTCAGAGCTTGTAGGGATTTACACATCCAAAGCGTAGGAATTTACACAGCGCCAGACAGCGAGTGCTTGCATGTAAGGATCGCTGATGAGGCCTATCAAGTGGGCGAAGATCCGATCAAAGGCTATCTTGACGCCAAAGCTATCGTAAAGCTTGCAAAAGAGTGCGGGGCTGACGCGATACACCCAGGATACGGCTTTCTAAGCGAAAACTACGAATTTGCAAAGGCGGTTGAGGACGCTGGGCTTATCTTCATAGGTCCAAAGGCTGAAGTCATCAAGAAAATGGGCGATAAAAACATCGCTAGATATCTGATGAAGAAAAACGGCATACCAATAGTGCCAGGCACTGAAAAGCTAAATGATGAGAGCATGGACGCCATAAAAGAGCACGCTAGGCGCATCGGCTATCCAGTCATCTTAAAAGCAAGCGGTGGCGGTGGTGGCCGTGGTATCAGGGAGGTCTGGCAAGAAGAAGATATGCAAGATGCCTTTGAGTCATGCACCAGAGAGGCAAAAGCATACTTTAACAACGACGAAGTTTTTATGGAGAAGCTTGTCGTCAATCCTCGCCACATCGAGTTTCAAATTTTAGGCGATAACTACGGCAACATCATCCACCTTTGCGAGCGTGACTGCTCTATCCAAAGGCGCCACCAAAAGATCATCGAGATCGCACCTTGCCCATCGATTAGCGAAAATTTAAGAAAGATCATGGGTGTGACCGCAGTGGCTGCTGCAAAGGCTGTGGGCTACTCAAACGTCGGAACGATCGAGTTTTTGCTAGATGACTACAACAACTTTTACTTCATGGAGATGAACACCCGTATCCAAGTGGAGCACGGCATCACCGAAGAGATCACAGGCCACGATCTTGTCGTTAGGCAGATAAGGATAGCAGCAGGTGAAATTTTAGAGATAGAGCAAAGCGACATCAAACCACGAGGCTACGCGATAGAAGCAAGGATCACGGCTGAGAATGTCTGGGAAAATTTCATCCCAGCACCAGGCACGATCGAGGGCTACTACCCAGCTCTTGGCCCATCTGTGCGCGTCGATAGCCACGTATATAAAGACTACACCATACCGCCATTTTACGACTCACTTATCGCAAAACTGATCGTCAAGGCGACTGATTATGATCTTGCAGTAAATAAGCTTGAAAGAGCACTTGAAGAATTTACCATCGAGGGCGTGCGAACTATCATCCCATTTTTGCTAACGATCAGCAAGAGTAAGGAATTTAGAAGGGGATTTTTCGATACTAGCTACGTTGAGAAAAACTTAAAAACCATCCTTGAAAATACCTACGATGATATGAACAAAGAGCCAAATGACGACCTAGAAGAGGTCATAGTAGAGGCGATAAAAAGATATAAAAAGAAGAGATAA
- the infC gene encoding translation initiation factor IF-3 gives MSKENEVLLNEDIRAREVRCVGDDGTAYGVISRDEALEISNKLGLDLVLIAPDAKPPVCKIMDYGKFRYQQEKKQKEAKKKQKTIEIKEIKLSVKIAQNDINYKVKHASEFLQDGKHVKFRVFLKGREMSTPEAGVAMLEKVWEMIKDEADRDKEPIIEGRYVNMLVTPKKG, from the coding sequence TTGAGTAAGGAAAATGAAGTATTGCTCAATGAGGACATAAGGGCGAGAGAGGTAAGATGTGTAGGGGATGATGGCACAGCATACGGTGTCATCTCAAGAGATGAGGCTTTAGAGATCTCAAATAAGCTTGGGCTTGATCTAGTGCTTATAGCGCCAGATGCGAAGCCGCCAGTTTGCAAGATAATGGACTACGGCAAATTCCGCTATCAGCAAGAGAAAAAGCAAAAAGAGGCCAAGAAAAAGCAAAAAACCATCGAGATAAAAGAGATAAAACTCTCTGTCAAGATCGCCCAAAACGATATAAACTACAAGGTTAAACACGCAAGCGAGTTTTTGCAAGATGGCAAACACGTTAAATTTCGTGTATTTTTAAAGGGTCGCGAGATGAGCACCCCAGAGGCTGGCGTAGCCATGCTTGAGAAGGTCTGGGAGATGATCAAAGATGAAGCTGACCGCGACAAAGAGCCTATAATAGAAGGTCGTTATGTAAATATGCTTGTAACTCCAAAAAAGGGTTAA